From Nonlabens sp. Ci31, the proteins below share one genomic window:
- a CDS encoding LamG-like jellyroll fold domain-containing protein has product MITFLHLNQKTILYVFTLFFSSFLFGQVTIYNADFENSTGVNAWTYQNNGGLSFLRGTSGDHPGNGGSYQYSGNQGGRYQNDTDVSATSLAINLSGYDKMTLSLDISHYTESNYDGMNIEFTNDGTNWYTLGKINDEATNWYNSSTTGGVSVMQGAWSDNSGGWFNASMDLPPQAFDNQNSVQFRVNFGSDGSNRDVGVAFDNVRIAGYTQQVKNYSDCGLGIGQNLELWLNARTLAGLSDGDPVSQWTNISSLNPASNISAEWTSATASGTERPIYYDNSTNNVNYNPVVSFDGTKQMFGKSGFYNRDIFIVINPTATISAARPTEDIFLGDDYVTNAGSQDVTGISINDTSARYGSYPDIAAYNQGAQTSYGRAIVHPNLVYDRPVIFNARLNAAGDGMDLYLDGVDLGLTLDPALMREENAATFKDILNSRYWLGRSEFFGPSFTGDILEIMSFSERKPDVDRQRLESYLAVKFGITLGLFPVPAISLPHVPGAYFDSNGNPLWNASTDTGYTYNVAGIGYDDCSLLNQKQAKSVDPFTFITIGLGDIYATNSANPSTFESSGDFLMWGSTRSTLTALPDPLEVTLGPSLVTTFTEVTERTWKFKEISQNANDIPEVKISVSTIGLTSLPPLVGNDAYVMIVSDDENFTTGIETKFLRTVGSNQEVFYDFDGTRYVKFGVAHEVIASKDILFDGTNDYVAMDDEVEFSGDYSISAWVKTNGSNSSNTDKTIVSKRAAGNDGYHFYITDSNRVAMTHNGTSTIVSNTALSNNVWRYVTFTYSGSTAVLYIDGIEDITQNIANTVPNDAKFCIASRYVDKYNIIDNFSGNLDEIRIFSRALSQDQIRFMMNQEIEIDGTGIKGSIIPETVSRNDISGLNWNNDLEAYFNMNTYIGTHLNDASGNGHRGSLIQPDSFSINEQTAPLPYVSTSDGNWNSVSSWSNGNAMFIPGATRVINGTTVSIDWNIAVVNENITANNKDYTLLGLEVGPLGNLYMESDHGLRITHNLKLDGTIDLQGESQLVQSTDSDLISSITGKIEIDQQGTSSQYDYNYWSSPVSRITNGTNNNGYTISGVLKDGTLVTTPRDILFTPTSVRDGAPGTVSTPATISGRWLWKYGNLTSNTYANWEYAGPTSNQFAGEAWTMKGTGASGATQNYIFVGKPNNGAIDLNIDNGNDYLVGNPYPSALDAHEFISDNPDTDGTVYFWEHWGGNTHILRDYQGGYASYNYSGGVGSATIGTSNPDINQGGIATKRPEQFIPVGQGFFVTGINDGGSIRFRNDQRQFRKESDGQSLFVSAPGSNPISSIGDINTVNDPRSKIRLGFDSSNLIHRQLLVTIDGNTTSGFDRAYDGRMQEEQMDDMAWSLPNEKLQIQGVPAMDATTELPLFIKVNNNSRFSIKIDDLRNVAPTQEIYVKDALLNTYVNIMNAIYTSPQLVAGTYEDRFSITFSDPSTLSNDSLEISATDIIVFTPNDAEELHIKRSVEIEIEELTIINMLGQQLKVWDVADQNGIIRIDTSSIASGNYIIKMNTNYGIQTRKVIIK; this is encoded by the coding sequence ATGATTACATTTTTACACTTGAACCAGAAAACAATCCTCTATGTTTTCACTTTATTTTTCTCTTCATTCCTTTTTGGACAAGTCACTATTTATAATGCTGACTTTGAAAATAGTACAGGAGTTAATGCTTGGACTTATCAAAATAATGGAGGACTTTCATTTTTAAGAGGAACATCTGGAGATCATCCAGGTAATGGAGGAAGTTATCAATACTCCGGTAATCAGGGAGGTAGATATCAAAATGATACCGATGTTTCAGCAACATCTCTAGCCATTAATTTGTCTGGTTATGATAAAATGACATTGTCTTTAGATATTAGTCATTATACGGAGTCTAATTATGATGGAATGAACATAGAGTTTACTAATGATGGTACCAACTGGTATACGTTGGGAAAAATAAATGATGAAGCTACGAACTGGTATAATTCAAGTACTACAGGAGGGGTTTCAGTTATGCAGGGAGCATGGAGTGATAATTCAGGAGGTTGGTTCAATGCTTCCATGGATTTACCACCACAAGCATTTGATAACCAAAACAGCGTGCAATTTAGAGTTAATTTTGGAAGTGACGGTTCTAACAGAGATGTAGGTGTAGCTTTTGATAATGTAAGAATTGCTGGATATACTCAACAAGTCAAAAATTATTCCGATTGTGGATTAGGAATTGGCCAGAATTTAGAATTGTGGTTGAATGCTAGAACATTAGCCGGATTAAGCGATGGCGATCCAGTGAGTCAATGGACCAATATTTCTTCCTTAAATCCAGCATCTAATATTAGTGCTGAATGGACCAGTGCTACTGCTTCTGGTACAGAAAGACCTATCTATTACGATAACTCAACTAATAACGTCAATTATAATCCAGTAGTTTCTTTTGATGGAACCAAGCAAATGTTTGGTAAATCTGGTTTTTACAATAGGGATATATTTATCGTTATAAATCCTACTGCTACCATTAGCGCAGCGCGTCCTACAGAAGATATTTTTCTAGGAGATGACTATGTTACGAACGCAGGAAGTCAAGATGTAACAGGTATTTCTATAAATGATACTTCAGCGAGATATGGTTCTTATCCAGACATTGCTGCTTATAATCAAGGAGCTCAAACTTCTTATGGTAGGGCGATTGTACATCCAAATTTAGTTTATGATCGTCCAGTAATTTTTAATGCGCGTTTGAATGCAGCTGGAGATGGTATGGATTTATATCTTGATGGGGTAGATTTAGGTTTAACTCTTGATCCAGCGTTGATGAGAGAAGAAAATGCTGCCACGTTTAAAGATATTTTAAACTCTAGATACTGGTTGGGTAGATCGGAGTTTTTCGGTCCTAGTTTTACAGGAGATATCTTGGAGATCATGTCTTTTTCAGAGCGTAAACCTGATGTGGACCGCCAGCGTTTAGAATCTTATCTAGCGGTAAAATTTGGCATAACTCTTGGTCTTTTCCCAGTTCCTGCGATCAGTTTACCACATGTCCCAGGTGCTTATTTTGACTCTAATGGAAATCCATTGTGGAACGCCTCAACGGATACTGGTTACACCTATAATGTGGCAGGAATAGGCTACGATGACTGTTCTTTATTGAATCAGAAACAAGCAAAAAGTGTGGATCCGTTCACTTTTATCACCATTGGTTTAGGAGATATTTATGCCACTAATAGTGCTAATCCTAGTACTTTTGAATCTAGTGGTGACTTTTTAATGTGGGGAAGTACACGATCAACTTTAACAGCACTTCCTGACCCTTTAGAAGTAACCTTAGGCCCAAGTCTGGTAACGACCTTTACAGAGGTGACAGAGCGAACTTGGAAGTTTAAAGAGATTTCCCAAAATGCCAATGATATTCCAGAAGTTAAGATTTCTGTATCAACTATTGGACTTACATCACTGCCACCACTAGTTGGAAACGATGCTTATGTCATGATAGTCTCCGATGATGAAAATTTTACAACGGGTATTGAAACAAAATTCTTGAGAACCGTAGGTTCTAATCAAGAAGTTTTCTATGATTTTGATGGGACACGTTATGTTAAATTTGGAGTTGCTCATGAAGTTATTGCCTCTAAGGATATCCTATTTGATGGTACCAACGATTATGTAGCTATGGACGACGAAGTAGAGTTTAGTGGTGATTATTCGATATCTGCTTGGGTAAAAACCAATGGTTCCAATTCAAGTAACACTGATAAAACTATTGTTTCTAAAAGAGCAGCAGGTAATGATGGGTATCATTTCTATATAACAGATAGCAATCGCGTGGCAATGACCCATAACGGGACTTCTACTATAGTTAGTAATACCGCTCTAAGCAATAATGTATGGAGGTATGTGACTTTTACCTATAGCGGTAGTACAGCAGTGCTTTATATAGATGGAATTGAAGATATTACTCAGAATATTGCCAATACGGTTCCTAATGATGCTAAGTTTTGTATTGCTTCTCGATATGTTGATAAATATAACATCATCGATAACTTTTCAGGAAACTTGGATGAGATCAGGATTTTTTCCAGAGCTCTTAGTCAGGATCAGATCCGTTTTATGATGAATCAAGAAATTGAGATCGATGGAACTGGTATAAAAGGATCCATTATCCCAGAAACAGTTAGTAGAAATGATATTTCTGGATTGAATTGGAATAATGATCTCGAGGCCTATTTCAATATGAATACCTATATAGGAACGCACCTTAACGATGCTTCAGGAAACGGTCATAGAGGTAGTTTGATCCAGCCAGATAGTTTTAGTATCAATGAGCAAACTGCGCCACTTCCTTATGTGTCTACATCTGATGGAAACTGGAATAGCGTTAGCAGCTGGAGTAACGGTAACGCTATGTTTATCCCAGGTGCTACAAGAGTCATTAATGGAACTACTGTATCAATAGACTGGAACATTGCAGTTGTAAATGAAAATATTACAGCAAATAATAAAGATTACACGCTATTAGGACTGGAAGTAGGGCCATTAGGAAATCTTTATATGGAAAGCGATCATGGCCTTAGGATAACACATAACTTAAAATTAGACGGTACCATAGATCTTCAAGGAGAATCTCAATTGGTACAATCTACAGATAGCGATTTGATCTCTTCTATAACAGGAAAGATTGAAATCGATCAACAAGGAACTTCTAGTCAATACGATTACAACTACTGGAGTTCACCAGTAAGTAGGATTACTAACGGGACCAATAACAATGGATACACCATATCGGGAGTTCTTAAAGATGGAACTTTAGTAACCACTCCAAGAGACATACTATTTACTCCAACGTCAGTAAGAGATGGTGCTCCAGGAACAGTTAGCACACCTGCAACTATTTCAGGAAGATGGTTATGGAAATATGGAAATCTTACTAGCAATACGTATGCCAATTGGGAATACGCAGGACCTACTAGCAACCAATTTGCTGGAGAAGCCTGGACAATGAAAGGAACAGGAGCATCAGGAGCAACACAGAATTATATCTTTGTAGGAAAGCCTAATAATGGAGCTATTGATCTAAATATCGACAACGGGAATGACTACTTGGTAGGAAACCCTTATCCAAGTGCCTTAGATGCTCATGAGTTTATCTCAGATAACCCAGATACAGATGGAACTGTTTATTTTTGGGAACACTGGGGAGGAAACACACATATATTAAGAGACTATCAAGGTGGTTATGCTAGTTATAACTACTCTGGCGGAGTAGGTAGTGCTACCATAGGGACTTCAAATCCAGATATCAATCAAGGAGGAATAGCAACAAAGCGACCAGAACAATTTATCCCAGTAGGTCAAGGTTTCTTTGTCACCGGAATCAATGATGGCGGTAGCATTAGATTTAGAAACGATCAGCGTCAGTTTAGAAAAGAGTCAGATGGACAAAGTTTATTTGTATCTGCTCCAGGAAGCAATCCTATTTCAAGTATTGGAGATATCAATACAGTCAATGACCCACGTTCTAAAATCAGGTTGGGATTTGATTCTTCCAACTTAATTCACAGACAGTTGTTGGTGACTATAGATGGCAACACAACATCGGGATTTGATAGAGCTTATGACGGAAGAATGCAGGAAGAGCAAATGGATGACATGGCTTGGTCGCTGCCTAATGAGAAACTTCAAATACAAGGAGTTCCTGCTATGGATGCTACTACAGAGCTGCCTTTATTTATAAAAGTAAATAACAACAGCAGGTTCAGCATCAAGATAGACGATCTACGCAATGTGGCTCCTACACAAGAAATATATGTCAAAGACGCTTTATTAAACACCTATGTCAATATTATGAATGCTATTTATACCAGCCCACAACTGGTTGCAGGAACTTATGAAGATCGTTTCTCTATTACCTTTTCAGATCCATCTACTTTAAGTAATGATAGTTTAGAAATAAGCGCTACCGACATTATTGTGTTTACACCTAATGATGCAGAAGAGTTACATATCAAGAGATCTGTAGAAATAGAAATCGAAGAGCTAACGATCATCAATATGTTAGGACAACAGTTAAAAGTTTGGGATGTAGCCGACCAGAACGGAATCATTAGAATAGATACCTCTTCCATAGCAAGCGGTAACTACATTATAAAAATGAACACTAATTACGGTATTCAAACTAGAAAAGTGATCATCAAGTAA
- the aroB gene encoding 3-dehydroquinate synthase, translating to MKSILNSNYSIHFQEDTYLNLNKYIASKKPSCIFILVDENTMEHCYPILMPHIETEARIEIIEVEPGEEHKNIETCSGVWSAMIELGCDRNSLMINLGGGVITDLGGFIASTIKRGISFVHVPTTVLGMVDAAIGGKNGVDIGHLKNQIGVIVPPEMTLIDTSYLLSLEKRQLLNGSIEMFKHGLIADRAYWNAMIQIGDDYYSETFKSLIYQSAVIKNKVVNSDPFEKGPRKSLNYGHTIGHAIESFCLSNEHQESLLHGEAIAAGLYLESYLSHVHTGLNKKDFDEIASWYQQIGLKLTFTSSEIEQMLELMMHDKKNVNGEIRFVLLESIGSFVTDQTVPVEEVIKSFSLL from the coding sequence ATGAAGTCCATTTTAAACTCCAATTACAGCATACATTTTCAAGAAGATACGTATCTGAATCTCAATAAATATATAGCTTCTAAAAAACCAAGCTGTATTTTTATACTTGTAGACGAAAATACCATGGAACATTGTTATCCCATTCTTATGCCGCATATAGAAACAGAAGCTCGTATTGAAATCATCGAAGTAGAGCCTGGAGAAGAACACAAAAATATAGAAACATGCAGTGGCGTGTGGAGTGCGATGATTGAATTAGGCTGCGATCGCAATAGTCTAATGATTAATCTTGGCGGTGGCGTTATTACAGATTTAGGCGGTTTTATCGCTTCTACCATTAAAAGAGGCATCTCTTTCGTTCATGTTCCAACTACGGTTTTAGGTATGGTAGATGCCGCTATAGGTGGTAAAAATGGTGTTGATATAGGACATCTAAAAAATCAAATAGGTGTTATTGTCCCACCAGAAATGACCTTGATAGACACCTCCTACTTATTATCTCTAGAAAAGAGACAATTGCTCAATGGTTCTATAGAAATGTTTAAACATGGTCTTATTGCAGATCGAGCGTACTGGAATGCTATGATTCAAATAGGTGATGACTATTATTCTGAAACCTTTAAAAGTCTTATCTATCAAAGCGCCGTGATTAAAAATAAAGTAGTCAACAGTGATCCTTTTGAAAAAGGTCCTCGTAAATCGTTGAATTACGGCCATACGATAGGTCATGCTATAGAGTCATTTTGTTTATCTAATGAGCATCAGGAGTCATTATTGCATGGAGAGGCCATTGCTGCAGGTCTGTATTTAGAATCTTATTTAAGTCATGTACATACGGGACTGAATAAAAAAGATTTTGATGAAATAGCGTCTTGGTACCAGCAAATAGGATTGAAATTAACTTTTACATCATCTGAAATTGAACAAATGCTGGAATTGATGATGCACGATAAAAAGAACGTGAACGGTGAGATCAGATTTGTTTTATTGGAATCTATAGGCTCTTTTGTTACAGATCAAACAGTACCTGTTGAAGAGGTCATCAAAAGCTTTTCTTTACTTTAA
- the sucC gene encoding ADP-forming succinate--CoA ligase subunit beta: protein MNLHEYQGKEILASYGVTIQRGKVATTSEEAVAAAKAITEETGTGWHVIKAQVHAGGRGKGGGVKLAKNLDQVKEISGQIIGMDLVTPQTSAEGKRVHQVLVAEDVYEPGEAEIEEFYMSVLLDRAQGKNMIMYSTEGGMDIETVAEETPHLIFTETIHPAHGLQAFQARRIAFNLGLSGKAFKEMTKFVDCLYNAYVGSDSALFEINPVLKASNNTIIAVDCKITLDENALFRHKDLEALRDVREENPTEVEARAVGLNYVDLDGNVGCMVNGAGLAMATMDLIKQAGGEPANFLDVGGTADAKRVEEAFRIILKDDKVEAILVNIFGGIVRCDRVAQGIVDAYKNMGDAINVPIIVRLQGTNAEIAKELIDNSGLDVQSAVEFQEAADKVQAVLNK, encoded by the coding sequence ATGAATCTTCACGAATATCAAGGTAAAGAAATACTCGCCAGCTATGGTGTTACCATACAAAGGGGTAAAGTTGCAACAACTTCAGAAGAAGCCGTAGCCGCTGCAAAAGCGATTACCGAGGAAACTGGAACTGGATGGCATGTCATCAAAGCACAGGTTCACGCTGGTGGTCGTGGTAAAGGTGGTGGTGTTAAACTTGCAAAAAACCTTGATCAAGTAAAAGAAATTTCTGGGCAGATTATAGGAATGGATCTTGTTACTCCTCAGACGAGTGCTGAAGGTAAGAGAGTACACCAAGTTCTTGTTGCAGAAGATGTATACGAGCCAGGAGAGGCAGAAATAGAAGAATTCTATATGTCTGTACTACTAGATCGCGCACAAGGAAAAAATATGATTATGTATTCTACAGAAGGTGGGATGGATATCGAGACTGTGGCTGAAGAAACACCTCACTTGATTTTTACAGAAACTATACATCCAGCGCACGGTCTTCAAGCTTTTCAAGCGAGACGTATCGCTTTCAATTTAGGATTAAGCGGCAAAGCTTTTAAAGAGATGACAAAGTTTGTCGACTGTCTATACAACGCTTATGTAGGGTCTGACTCTGCTTTATTTGAAATCAATCCAGTCCTTAAAGCTTCTAATAACACCATTATTGCAGTAGATTGTAAGATCACTCTTGATGAGAATGCATTATTCCGTCACAAAGATCTTGAGGCGTTAAGAGATGTTAGAGAAGAAAACCCAACAGAAGTAGAAGCAAGAGCCGTAGGATTGAACTATGTGGATCTAGACGGTAATGTAGGTTGTATGGTAAATGGTGCCGGACTTGCTATGGCAACTATGGACCTGATCAAACAAGCCGGTGGAGAACCTGCAAACTTCTTAGATGTAGGTGGTACTGCAGACGCTAAACGTGTGGAAGAAGCGTTCCGTATTATCTTAAAGGATGATAAAGTAGAAGCTATTCTTGTCAACATATTTGGTGGTATCGTAAGATGTGACCGTGTAGCACAAGGAATAGTAGATGCTTATAAAAATATGGGTGATGCTATTAACGTACCAATTATTGTGAGACTTCAGGGTACGAATGCAGAAATTGCCAAAGAACTCATTGATAACTCTGGACTAGATGTTCAAAGTGCTGTTGAATTCCAAGAAGCAGCTGATAAAGTACAAGCGGTTTTAAATAAGTAA
- a CDS encoding proline dehydrogenase family protein, translating to MNKNPFNNTANAFSLRSDKELKKAHFIFSSMSMPWLVNLGSKVTMFALKWHLPVKGIIEDTVFQQFCGGTTDEECMPLVEKMYEKGVSSILDYSVEGKENEADFDAVVGKKLTLIHMASENNALPFEVVKPTGIGRFYIWQKITEKKTLTVPEELEWERIYNRVDLLCKTAVDNNISLLFDGEETWMQDAADDLIREMMQKYNHGKAYIYNTVQCYRHDRLDYVMELYEDAKANDYIVGAKIVRGAYMEKERERAKSYNYASPICVDKAATDEMYNNVMHYILERLDTIKLCIGTHNEESTLDAMRVLADKEIEPNTNDVWFGQLYGMSDNLTFNLAALGHNTFKIVPFGPIEYVMPYLIRRAQENTSVAGQTGRELTLINQEMERRGI from the coding sequence ATGAATAAGAATCCTTTTAACAATACCGCAAATGCTTTTTCTTTAAGATCTGATAAGGAACTGAAGAAGGCACATTTTATATTTAGTTCTATGTCAATGCCATGGCTTGTCAATTTAGGCTCTAAAGTTACTATGTTTGCTTTAAAATGGCATTTACCTGTAAAAGGAATCATAGAGGATACGGTCTTTCAACAGTTTTGTGGCGGTACAACCGATGAGGAATGTATGCCACTGGTGGAAAAAATGTATGAAAAAGGAGTGAGTTCTATTCTGGATTATTCTGTGGAAGGAAAAGAAAACGAGGCCGACTTTGATGCAGTAGTAGGGAAGAAGTTGACACTGATTCATATGGCTAGTGAAAATAATGCGTTGCCATTTGAAGTGGTCAAGCCCACTGGTATAGGTCGATTTTATATTTGGCAAAAAATTACTGAAAAAAAAACACTAACTGTTCCAGAAGAACTGGAGTGGGAACGTATTTACAATAGAGTAGATCTACTTTGTAAAACAGCCGTGGATAACAATATCTCTTTACTTTTTGATGGTGAAGAAACTTGGATGCAGGACGCTGCTGATGATCTTATACGGGAAATGATGCAAAAATACAATCACGGGAAAGCATATATATACAATACCGTACAATGCTATCGCCATGACAGACTGGATTACGTTATGGAGCTCTATGAAGACGCAAAAGCAAATGACTATATAGTTGGAGCAAAAATTGTTAGAGGAGCCTATATGGAAAAGGAACGGGAACGTGCCAAGAGTTATAACTATGCAAGCCCTATTTGTGTCGATAAAGCTGCTACAGATGAAATGTATAATAACGTTATGCATTACATTCTAGAAAGATTAGATACGATAAAACTTTGTATAGGAACCCATAATGAAGAAAGTACCCTAGATGCTATGCGAGTTTTAGCAGACAAGGAAATAGAGCCTAATACGAATGACGTATGGTTTGGACAACTCTATGGAATGAGTGATAACCTTACTTTTAACCTTGCTGCCTTGGGGCACAATACCTTTAAGATAGTGCCATTTGGTCCTATTGAATATGTGATGCCTTATCTCATAAGAAGAGCACAAGAAAACACATCGGTAGCGGGGCAAACAGGAAGGGAACTTACTCTTATCAATCAAGAGATGGAAAGAAGAGGAATCTAA
- a CDS encoding DUF808 domain-containing protein: MASGFFALLDDIAVLMDDMAAMSKVATKKTAGILGDDLAVNAEKASGFVSSREIPILWAITKGSFLNKLIILPIAFLLSAFLPWAITIILLLGAIYLAFEGAEKIYEWLFPHDKPKIEIKSPKLSEAEILASEKDKIKSAIVTDFILSVEIVIIALGSVLEEILLMQILVVSIVAIIATIGVYGIVALIVRIDDLGWRLVKWSDKKKSISKTIGTILVQALPWIIKSLSVIGTVALLLVAGGIFMHNLHFIEELLSSLPSLVGELITGLIVGAISLALFKLFKYLFFNKKQ; encoded by the coding sequence ATGGCGTCAGGATTTTTTGCTTTACTAGATGATATAGCGGTACTCATGGATGACATGGCTGCAATGAGTAAGGTTGCAACAAAAAAAACAGCAGGCATTTTAGGTGATGATCTTGCCGTAAATGCCGAAAAAGCTTCTGGTTTTGTTTCTTCTAGAGAAATACCTATTTTGTGGGCTATTACTAAAGGCTCTTTTTTAAATAAGCTCATCATTTTGCCTATTGCTTTTCTATTAAGTGCGTTTTTACCTTGGGCAATAACAATTATTTTGCTTTTAGGAGCTATTTATCTGGCATTTGAAGGTGCTGAAAAGATTTATGAGTGGTTGTTTCCACACGATAAGCCAAAAATAGAAATTAAAAGTCCCAAATTATCAGAGGCCGAAATTCTAGCCTCAGAAAAAGATAAGATTAAATCGGCTATTGTGACCGACTTTATTTTATCTGTAGAAATTGTAATCATTGCATTGGGGTCTGTTTTGGAAGAAATTCTACTTATGCAAATTTTAGTGGTGTCCATAGTCGCAATTATTGCCACTATAGGAGTTTACGGAATTGTAGCCCTAATTGTTAGAATTGATGATTTAGGATGGAGATTAGTTAAATGGAGTGATAAAAAGAAGAGTATATCAAAAACGATAGGTACCATATTAGTCCAGGCGTTACCTTGGATAATTAAGAGTTTATCTGTAATAGGAACTGTCGCACTTTTATTAGTTGCTGGTGGAATCTTTATGCACAACCTACATTTTATAGAGGAGCTTCTATCGTCACTTCCTTCTCTTGTAGGTGAGTTGATCACTGGTCTGATCGTAGGAGCCATTTCCTTGGCTTTGTTTAAACTATTTAAATACCTGTTTTTTAATAAAAAGCAATAG
- the lysA gene encoding diaminopimelate decarboxylase — translation MNNQDLLNIAREHGSPVYVYDAEVIVAQYERLVSAFAKAKNLRIHYAVKALSNISILKLFKQLGAGLDTVSLQEVELGLAAGVDPKKIIFTPNGVSLEEIEKVATKGVQINIDNLSILEQFGSKHPNTPVCIRINPHVMAGGNANISVGHIDSKFGISIHQIPHILRIVENTGMMVNGVHMHTGSDILDIGVFLYATEILFETAAKFKDLEFIDFGSGFKVPYKEGDVSTDIEDLADQLCVRFHQFCEDYGREITMAFEPGKFLVSEAGKFLAEVNVVKQTTSTVFAGIDSGFNHLIRPMLYGSYHGIKNISNPEGRNRFYSVVGYICETDTFASNRQIAEITEGDILSFSNAGAYCFSMASNYNSRYRPAEVLWYNGTSHLIRERETMKDILKGQCEIQLEELIPV, via the coding sequence ATGAATAATCAAGATTTATTAAACATAGCCCGTGAACACGGTAGTCCGGTCTATGTCTATGATGCAGAGGTCATTGTAGCGCAGTATGAACGTTTAGTTTCCGCTTTCGCGAAAGCGAAAAACTTAAGAATTCACTACGCAGTTAAAGCACTTTCGAACATCTCAATTTTGAAACTTTTTAAACAGTTAGGCGCTGGGCTCGATACCGTGAGTCTACAAGAGGTTGAATTAGGTCTTGCTGCTGGCGTTGATCCTAAGAAAATAATCTTTACTCCTAATGGTGTTTCCCTAGAAGAAATAGAGAAAGTTGCCACAAAAGGGGTGCAAATCAATATAGACAACCTTTCCATTTTAGAGCAATTCGGTTCTAAACATCCTAATACGCCTGTATGTATAAGAATCAATCCTCATGTGATGGCTGGTGGAAATGCAAATATTTCTGTAGGACATATCGATAGTAAATTTGGAATCTCTATACATCAAATACCTCATATCTTGCGTATTGTGGAGAATACAGGAATGATGGTTAATGGTGTTCATATGCATACTGGTAGTGACATTTTAGACATAGGTGTATTTCTTTATGCAACAGAGATTCTTTTTGAAACGGCAGCCAAATTTAAAGATCTGGAGTTTATTGACTTCGGTAGTGGTTTTAAAGTCCCTTATAAAGAAGGAGACGTTTCTACCGATATTGAAGACCTAGCAGATCAATTATGTGTGCGTTTCCATCAATTTTGCGAGGATTATGGTCGTGAAATTACTATGGCATTTGAGCCAGGAAAGTTTTTAGTAAGTGAAGCTGGGAAGTTTCTAGCCGAAGTAAACGTGGTCAAACAAACCACTTCTACGGTTTTTGCGGGAATTGACTCTGGGTTTAATCATTTGATAAGACCTATGTTATACGGTTCTTATCATGGTATCAAAAACATTTCAAATCCAGAAGGACGCAATCGCTTTTATAGTGTAGTAGGATATATATGTGAAACCGACACCTTTGCAAGCAACCGCCAGATTGCTGAAATTACAGAAGGAGATATTCTTTCTTTCTCAAATGCTGGAGCCTATTGTTTTTCTATGGCAAGCAATTATAATTCTCGATACCGACCTGCCGAAGTTCTTTGGTACAACGGTACATCCCACTTGATACGTGAACGAGAAACTATGAAAGATATATTAAAGGGACAGTGTGAGATTCAACTGGAAGAATTGATACCTGTATAG
- a CDS encoding DUF4258 domain-containing protein translates to MKFIKRLGFYGGGFAIGIVFLVFFLTGKRTQCTWLPEDRVISDIGRKNYVRFSPEVRTMLQQSKIDTLDIQLILKYGKVDFSKSNTDTIPCNFYHISGRKELANTSLWVRNCDRFTRVEKVLSQ, encoded by the coding sequence ATGAAGTTTATAAAGCGTTTAGGTTTTTATGGTGGAGGCTTTGCCATAGGTATTGTTTTTCTCGTATTTTTTCTCACCGGAAAGAGAACACAGTGTACCTGGTTGCCAGAAGATCGTGTTATTAGCGATATTGGTAGAAAAAATTATGTGCGATTTTCTCCTGAAGTGCGCACTATGCTTCAACAAAGCAAAATCGACACCCTAGACATTCAACTCATCCTTAAATACGGCAAAGTTGATTTTTCAAAATCTAATACAGATACTATTCCTTGTAACTTTTACCACATCTCTGGAAGAAAAGAACTGGCTAATACCAGTTTATGGGTAAGAAATTGTGATCGTTTTACTAGAGTAGAAAAAGTATTAAGCCAGTAA